A DNA window from Rhineura floridana isolate rRhiFlo1 chromosome 11, rRhiFlo1.hap2, whole genome shotgun sequence contains the following coding sequences:
- the PNP gene encoding purine nucleoside phosphorylase isoform X1: protein MSGHKEERLFFFFFSKTAEPAPSCDSLDDSPERYTYEDCKRTADWLLSNTKHRPRVAIICGSGLGGLADLLKDQVAFDYSKIPNFPESTVVGHAGRLVFGNLNGKPSVVMQGRFHMYEGYPLWKVTFPVRIFHLLGVETLIVTNAAGGLNPEYKVGDIMVICDHINMPGFAGQNPLMGPNDERFGARFPAMSDAYNQDLRKLAHTVASEIGCSGCLREGVYCALGGPNYETIAECRFLQRLGADAVGMSTVPEVIVARHCGMRVFGFSLITNKSVLDYESKEKANHTEVLEASRQSARTLEKLVSLMVQRIERNNNLA from the exons GTACACCTATGAGGACTGCAAGCGAACGGCGGACTGGCTGCTGTCCAACACCAAGCACCGGCCCAGGGTTGCCATCATCTGTGGCTCAGGCCTTGGAGGGCTGGCTGACCTCCTGAAGGACCAAGTGGCGTTTGACTATTCCAAAATCCCCAACTTCCCCGAAAgcacag TTGTAGGCCATGCCGGAAGGTTGGTGTTTGGGAACCTCAATGGAAAGCCAAGTGTGGTGATGCAAGGCCGCTTCCACATGTACGAAGGGTACCCGCTCTGGAAG GTGACCTTCCCGGTTCGGATCTTCCATCTGCTGGGTGTGGAGACCCTCATCGTCACCAACGCGGCTGGGGGGCTTAACCCCGAGTACAAAGTGGGGGACATCATGGTGATCTGTGACCACATCAACATGCCGGGCTTTGCCGGGCAGAACCCCCTGATGGGGCCTAACGACGAGAG ATTTGGGGCACGCTTCCCAGCCATGTCTGATGCCTACAACCAAGACTTGAGGAAACTGGCCCACACAGTGGCGTCGGAGATAGGCTGCTCCGGGTGCTTGCGCGAGGGAGTCTATTGTGCCTTGGGCGGCCCTAACTACGAGACCATCGCCGAATGCCGCTTCCTTCAGCGTCTAGGTGCTGATGCCGTAG GCATGAGCACAGTCCCTGAGGTGATCGTGGCCCGTCACTGTGGCATGCGTGTCTTTGGTTTCTCCCTCATCACGAATAAGTCCGTCCTCGACTACGAGAGCAAGGAGAAGGCCAACCACACCGAAGTGCTGGAGGCCAGCCGGCAGAGCGCCCGCACCCTTGAGAAACTGGTCTCCTTGATGGTGCAGCGCATTGAGCGCAACAACAACTTGGCCTAG
- the PNP gene encoding purine nucleoside phosphorylase isoform X2, producing MSGHKEERYTYEDCKRTADWLLSNTKHRPRVAIICGSGLGGLADLLKDQVAFDYSKIPNFPESTVVGHAGRLVFGNLNGKPSVVMQGRFHMYEGYPLWKVTFPVRIFHLLGVETLIVTNAAGGLNPEYKVGDIMVICDHINMPGFAGQNPLMGPNDERFGARFPAMSDAYNQDLRKLAHTVASEIGCSGCLREGVYCALGGPNYETIAECRFLQRLGADAVGMSTVPEVIVARHCGMRVFGFSLITNKSVLDYESKEKANHTEVLEASRQSARTLEKLVSLMVQRIERNNNLA from the exons GTACACCTATGAGGACTGCAAGCGAACGGCGGACTGGCTGCTGTCCAACACCAAGCACCGGCCCAGGGTTGCCATCATCTGTGGCTCAGGCCTTGGAGGGCTGGCTGACCTCCTGAAGGACCAAGTGGCGTTTGACTATTCCAAAATCCCCAACTTCCCCGAAAgcacag TTGTAGGCCATGCCGGAAGGTTGGTGTTTGGGAACCTCAATGGAAAGCCAAGTGTGGTGATGCAAGGCCGCTTCCACATGTACGAAGGGTACCCGCTCTGGAAG GTGACCTTCCCGGTTCGGATCTTCCATCTGCTGGGTGTGGAGACCCTCATCGTCACCAACGCGGCTGGGGGGCTTAACCCCGAGTACAAAGTGGGGGACATCATGGTGATCTGTGACCACATCAACATGCCGGGCTTTGCCGGGCAGAACCCCCTGATGGGGCCTAACGACGAGAG ATTTGGGGCACGCTTCCCAGCCATGTCTGATGCCTACAACCAAGACTTGAGGAAACTGGCCCACACAGTGGCGTCGGAGATAGGCTGCTCCGGGTGCTTGCGCGAGGGAGTCTATTGTGCCTTGGGCGGCCCTAACTACGAGACCATCGCCGAATGCCGCTTCCTTCAGCGTCTAGGTGCTGATGCCGTAG GCATGAGCACAGTCCCTGAGGTGATCGTGGCCCGTCACTGTGGCATGCGTGTCTTTGGTTTCTCCCTCATCACGAATAAGTCCGTCCTCGACTACGAGAGCAAGGAGAAGGCCAACCACACCGAAGTGCTGGAGGCCAGCCGGCAGAGCGCCCGCACCCTTGAGAAACTGGTCTCCTTGATGGTGCAGCGCATTGAGCGCAACAACAACTTGGCCTAG